The Juglans regia cultivar Chandler chromosome 10, Walnut 2.0, whole genome shotgun sequence genome includes the window GTGCCATGTAACCAAGGGTTCCAGTCTCGCCAGTCATGTCATTAGGATTTGAAGCCTCAATTCGAGCAACTCCAAAGTCAGCTATTTTCAAGGTACGTGTCTTATCCAGAAGCATATTCTCCGTTTTAACATCTCTGTGGACAATCTTCTGTGAATGAAGATAGCACAACCTATAACAAATGGTTGAGAATAATGAACCTGGTATTAGAGATTTTGATATGTAATGAAGGAAATTTATAATTGAAATGCAAAACCTTTAAAGacatttaacatattttaagaATGAAGCAAAATTAAGATGGGGTATGGAGTTTGACCCTCTTGCAAGATCCAGTGCAAGTTGGACAACTACTTTAAAAGCTAGCTTCCTTCTCCGGTTCTTTATGAGATATGACTTTAGTGCACCCCCAGGACAATATTccacaacaacacaacaaacattATTTGGCATGCCAATGTGGCCATTATCTGTTTGTATGTGTAGTTCCGATGCACATACTGTTGCCCCTAAAAACTGCAAAAGGAGATTAGGAATTTGTATAAATCAGTAAAGAAAATATTCACATAAATGTCTAAACCCATTTAACAAGGAATTAGGCAGATGGGgaaaaaggcaaaaaataaaaataaaaatccccccattttatttgctctttttaaaaaaaaaacagaaaaaaaaaagagcaacaACCCTCTATTTTAGCACCAAGACAGGATGAACTCTTTGTAACTTTGAAGCACTGGTGTACCTTATAAGGCTCTAGAGGAATAGCTCAATCAAGATTATAAATATGGAACCACTTTCAGGACACAAAAGCCCAACTGCAATGCCTGGGTTATTGCCCAGTGTTCTCTCCTAGTGTCCCTGTGCCAACCTCAGCCATGCATGCAGACACtcgcataaaataaataaccaaaTCTCCATTCTACAAGTTtgatttaattaaaagaaaaaagactaaCTTATTTCAATTGCAACAAACCGGGATTAAAGATCTCATGAATCCTCTCAGAGTAAGATAGTCTTAGGTTCAGGCAAGGTCCATTTTCTAGAACTTCATTTGAGTGGtccattttaagaaatattaccTTTGTTACATTAGGATGGTCAAGCTTGTGCCAAACAGCAACCTCTTGCGTAAAAGCAGCTCTCAGAGACGCTAATTCAGCCTCTGACCTGTGGCCCTCCTCCCCCCAATCAAGAAGTTTGACTGCAAATGATGAAATGAATGATCTACTTTGAATTTGACTCACAATATAGTGAGTGTCAGAAGAACTCTTAATTTTATACCTTTTTTGTTATAGGACCTCTTAATTTTATACCTAAAACaacatcaaacataaataaatatagtacgTTTTATCAAACCttatgtgatgatgatgatgaaaaaatagtgTGTAACATATCTAAAATTAGTTATGGCGCCTAAAAGTAAAGATTGGAGGTTCTGATCTGTCCAGAAACCCAAATGTGAGTTGTAAAGACGAGCAACCCATTGGGCAGCATCGCATCTTTGCAGTAAACACGAGTCACCTTAATCAAGGTGATTACTTTTAATTCCCAGCTCTTTACCTCCACAAAGGTTTTGAAATGATAGCGGATCAGTAATAAATTTGCACATATggaagttaatattttttattaaaaaagaggaaaaaaaaaacctttgaaTTTAATGCACCTAACTGCCAACTTAACTCAGCCCCGTGAATCACGGATTTTCCAAGTATGGATCCTCACAAATCACTCATGATTATcaagtttaaaagaaaagagaaacacATATAGTCATTTACCGAAAGAACCACGACTCCATCCCTCAAGTTCATTGCTGGGAAAACTCAGGGATATGAAAGAAACGCCATCTTATTTCCATGCGGCTTGCTTTACAGAACGAAGTCACTTTAACTAAACATCACGGTACCTGAATTTGGCTCAATTAAGAGAAAATTGTTGTTTCCTGAGGCCCAAAATGTGATTTTAATACAATTTCCtgcttttttttctcataaataaagCAACAATGGAGACTAAAAAACGTTATAACTGAAATTGAGGAACTTGCAACGGCAAATCCAGCGGATTCCCTCCCATCTATGCCCGATAAGGGTCTAACTTCAAACTAAACCCCACCATATAACAGACAGCCTCAGCCACTttcaaattaaaaggaaaaacgACTTCCCTAATGaccaacaaaaacattttaagcTGTTCTTTGGTTATTCCTTGTAGAAGGACCTATACAATATATAAGAACTGAATCATGCGATATCCTCTAAATTTCAAAAAGCAAGACAAGTAGTTTCGAGAAGCTAATTAAACGGCGGGTTCGAAAGCACTGCAAAAACCAAGCCGTTCAGTCAGAAAGGCCCAAAATCGTATTCTCTGGTACTATAACTAGTGCAAATCGGCATCAAATTTGGCCACACACAGAAAGCTTATAAATGGTGTGCCACAAAAACAACCAAATAGCACATATATTTATGCCTCAAATGTATGAAATGAACCCGTAttctcaagaaagaaaaagacttgataaatgggttatttttttcacatatgGGGTTTCCCgcacaagacaaaaaaaaaaaaaatcgaaacttTCAGACTagaaatggaaaattttctAATACCTGCAACGTCTTGGCCGTCGTAAGTGCCACGATGAACGGTGCCGAAAGTTCCACGAGCTATGACACTCTTGATAATGAGCTTCGAAGGGTCAATCTCCCACTCTTGCCTGGTAGACCTTGCTTCttgttcttcctctttcttcttgttcttctccaTGGTCCATGCCCTGCTCAGATGCCTCTGAAGCTGCTCATCCAAGCTCTTCAGATCTATCTGATCCGCCCTCACATACCCACCACCACCTTCACTcttctctttcatctctttctCTAATGCAACTCTACCGGTTGTGTCGAACGGTTGAAGGCACAGACTAACGTGCTCTGATTGATGGTCCCTCTGTGCGTATGTTTTTTCACAACTTCTGCTGCCGCTGCTTCTTGTGGTGCTGACTGCTGGGGATTAGTATGATGTCTGTCTATAAGTAGTAGTAGTGTCAGTAAGAGAGTTACTatggtctctctctccctctctctctctctctcctccccccaTCATGCATGTGGGCACATGGCTTTTGCCTGAACACGACGTGTGTTTCTAATCCACACCCTTTCTCTGCCCTGTTGGCCCCTTGTAATTTTATGGTATTCACGGTCGATATACCTTTCTACATAAGACTGTCACAACCCCAAATAGCCAAATTTTTTTGCCCTTTTCCAGAGGAGCTATATCTTCACTCTAGAACAGTTGGTACTTGGGACAGGTGAAATGGCAGTTGCAAGGTGGGTAGATGCTCGTTTCTTGAATTTATAATTCCAATGTCGTAAAGTGGGCTTAAAAAAAGTCCAACAGCTTAATCTTAGTATTCTGCAACATAGTTGATTATTAAATATAGAAGAAGCTGTGTCCTCACTCTAGAACAGTTGGTTCGTGTACTGGACTGTTTGTAGTCTTCCCTgttaagaaatttagatttgGAAACTCCTTAAAATGACCAATTCACGAGATTTGGCAACTTAAAACATGTGGGTTACCCCTCCTACTGTCCTACACATTGTAGAGAAATACCTGAAGATTCTGAAAGAACATAGGTACTGGTTGTTAATGATATATAAGTACCGTATGGCATGGCATGTCTTGTCTGTCTCCCTTCGTAGCTGAGATCAGGATTGAAGTACTGCAAGGGACATAAAATGTGAGATTTGGGAAGAGTAGGGACTTTAAGAGCTGGCCAATAAATATCAATTAagattcttttatttatttttgaccGAATTAAAtggtccaatatatatatatatataaaacagatACAGCATTAAATATTCATTTACAGTCTATTCTATCTGAAACAATtagagagaaattatatttaataaatacccATCAGGGCAATAATAATCAACATTGCAGTATTTCGTTTGACTTAAAACTAACGTTGAAACTTTCTACTCAAATAACAGAATGACTTGCTATAAATACTCTCCAAGAGTCTCCATTCGTATAAAGTCAAACATTGAACTTCCTTCTTCCAGTAGACCACTATATTGTTGGCATTTGCACGAACGGCCTATCCCTGCCACGGCTAATCGCTATCATATATTGCTTTTGTTGTGTGCTAACATTACTTATTTCAATTGTCTCTTCAACCTGTTCACTGATcccattaaaagaaaaacagcaTGCAATGGCTACATGGCAAGTGCGCTGCAACATGATTGGATAAATCACTAACTTGGAACCAGGGCTGGCTTCATCTTTAATAAGATCTACTTGATAAAAAAACTGGACTGCCTGACCATTTCATCGCATCTCATGAATGGCTGAGAAGAAAGAGTACTTCGCTTCGAGTGAGTGATCAAGACTCGAggattcttcattttttccagACTGGGGGAGTTCTGTTAAATGATTGCATTCCATAATGCAGACATGATCATGTCAGACAGGCATCAAACGAGtcagtatatataataaaggGAACGTACGTGTAGTTGATATGGGGAAGGCTGGAGTACTTGGAGGAACAAAAAAGATGGGAATAAAATACTTGGCCACTTTCATGTGGTTAAGAAAATCACAGCTTATAATAGTGTTAAATGGCGTATAATTCTGAAAGACTCTTTAAATAACAGCTTTGTGGTTCATGTACTTAAaagtaaagaaattaaatgaggACTTTTGCACTTTCTTATTCTCCAAATCATTGGTAGTGAAGCACCACTACTAAATTCAAAAAGAAAGTTGCAGCTTCTCTGAGCACTAAAGCGAAATGGGGCAGTACTCTGAAGTACTTGGTACCGTGTGAGACTAATATATGGCTTTGATGCCATTTTTGTGGAAGAAAATTAAcagtcaaaacaaaaaaaagataaattctgATCTTGTATGCTTTTggcttactttttttttttttttttccttttcccattTGAAAAAACTAAGATCGGTAAGATGCTCATGTGTATGTGGGGTCAGGTTCTGGTATGAATTCtaatccaaaaaagaaaagaaaagaattatcATGAGCATTCCATCCACAATGGTGAAACTTGAACAAAGCAAGCACCAGGAATGAATTTAATCACTCCTTGCATTTTTCAGGGGCTAGTACTTTCTATATATACACAAGGGTGTGTGGTTTAGAAGCAGTAGAAGTACAATCTGATCtggaaacttaaaaaaaaaaaagattaaacaGCACAGATAATACTAGCAaatcattaataaattaaagGCAATTGACAGTCATCATGAGGTGCTAGTGCTACATTTAAATCGACTTTCTACCCGGCCGACACTGGGGGACACCCATTCCTTTCCATCCCAACCGACACAAGGTTATTCTTAAGATATAAGAATTTCCTAATTTTCACCTACATAACCCTTTAAGTGTTACTGTTTCCATTGAGTACCTCAAAATTATAGCCTGATCTCCTGAATCTTGAGTACTCCACCAGCCCTAAGATTTTACCTTCAATGCTCAGATATTTTTGCATGAATATGCTTATCATCGAGCAGCTGAAAAGAGCAGGAATCTAGAGTACCAGCTAGCTAGGGGACCTAAGAAAACCTAAATTAGAGGGAAAATAACTATTCTGGATTACTATCATATCTATTCCAAGGCCAAGCTTCATAATTAATTACTGCAGCTCCATGTACATGAAAACATGCCCCGTGAAGCCTACACTTTTTGACTTAATTCAAGCATTAAAAGAAGGGGTCACCCACACAAAAAGACTCGAACGTCACGGGGCTAAGACTTCCCTTCCTCTTTGGTTTTCTTTCTAGAGTAGCATacgatagagagagagatatgttAAAATTAAAGGGCTGCCATTAATTCTCGTGATTTGAGCAACCTCCTCAAGCCAACCTCCTTCCCAACTCTCTCTAGagagatctctctctctcaccgcaTAAAAAACATGTTAATTGTCAAGTGCCAGACATCCAATATGAATCATGATCTATACCGTTTAACAGTTTACAGAATTTCACCTTTTCACCTTCCGCTCACAAAGCGGCCACATGTGGGGGGATAAAAACCACCCTCAGCCCAGCGGGTTAAGCCCAACAGGAAACAAGGAGTCCGTCTCTCGACCGTAAGGACCTACTTGGCCCAGAACTCCATGAGAAACAAGAAGCACATCTCATAGCCCAATGATCAAGCCGGTCCGGCCAAGAGACCCtcgaaatgataaaaatgaaaattgaggAAAATGATGAAGCTTCGACAAAGAGTTGACAAAGGCGGGTGCCACCCATGTAGGTCGAGAGGTCGCCAGTGAAACTATCAGAGGCTCCCACCGCATAAGTAACCTTCCTCCGATATGCAACAAGACAGTGAATGTCTCAGGCGCGTCCCAGGTACTCATGAATTACAGCTTGATGACGTGCGAGAGAAGTAACCATCAACTGTACCAAGAGAGTGGAAAAGGTAGGCTCTGCCAACACAATCTTAGAGGTCGCCGACATGCTTGTCAGAGACCAATGCCGCATTAGCCAATCTTCTTCGGTACACTATGTCGCATTAAAATGCTCTAGATGACCGGAGCATGAGGATGATGGGATTGCACCCTGGCGACAGGTGTGAGATGGTCCCTCATACCTAGTATAAAAGCAGATCACTAGGTACATACTAACTCAAGCaataatcttttataaaaattccaATGAAGAAAATTGACATAGGCATAAGAAGGTCCCCTGATCACACCCGTGCCTTCTTTTGAATTTGCATTGGTGTAGATTAGTAGTTCACCCCCTAGTTGGCTGAAGAGACACTGTGGTACGTACAAAACATATCCAAAACAACATGAATGCagattaaacaaatataaaccAAGCTACAATCAAAACACATCACTCTCTTTTTGGTCGTATCATGTATCGGTTCTCCAACAAGATTAATCCATATTCAATCTTCTCTACGCTTGCTTTTAGATCTATTGTGTCGGGAAGTTATTAAAATTGTGcatgtgattttctttttagataGATCAGTCTCTTTATTCTAATCGTGTAATGACTCGgcccaataattttaaagttgaaatattgataatttttattggggtTAAATCATATTTAATGGGTCATATTGGATAAACCTAagagcgataaattattgagtttgattataagttttaattaggttcaataactaggttaaatctcatttattatttattgaatgagttaaactgcttttaaaatttaaaaattggcCATTAGAGATttgtttctatttaaaattatcactaATTGAAATCTACTATGCAATCTCAGTCACTGCTAATcttacattgaatgaactactagatcatgtttttagattcaaactctcttcttgaatgattGCAACTGCGTCCAACTCGAACTTGTTGgcaccctctcccaaatctctttataaatatctttattccgtgtgttatttggaaaaaatcataaacctctGTAAGTGCAGTGGCTGAACCCAAGAAACTCAATCCAACACCGTGTGTGTCCCATGTTTATCACCATGCCAATAGCCGACTGCCTCATTCCTATCATAATATCTctcacattttctctctcctagtTCACATGATCAATTTCATGCCGAAAATATTGGATTAAAGTAATGAGGTaaatagcatgatcatatccttacacatatatatgtaaacaatatgtcttttataaaaatattttcatgtatgCCCTCCATTGGAAACTCCTTTTTATATACCtaagtcatgataaaattataaaaatctatgattttatgtaaaaatttatgcatcaaaatatttataaaaagtcatgattttatgtgagagttatgcatcaaaatattttgtgaaaagctattattttatgtgaagagtTAGGCATcagatgatttatgaaaattatgattCTATGTGAAGAAatatgtatcacgacatttataaaatatgcgATTTCacttgaaatctatgatatgacaagtatgtaattatgattatgatgaagtatgaatgataagatatgtaacgacCTATGTTTTGATATGTAGAAGGTACTAtttgttatgggcatattgcattgctaggttgtacatgctggtagtgcatctagtatgtcttccttatgtatggattcaaCAACCTGcagccacgggcggaatcgaaATCTACTTATATTCATTAACCCTAACTCAAAGGGGTCAATAGTGGGCATCGGCCCATAACAAGTGAAAaacaagttcatgtttatgatcatgatatttatatatgtatttatgagtatgtaagtttttcaaaaaatcttatatttattatgtttacagtatgatgtgttgcttattgagtattcaactcatttttgtatgtttttatattttaacctcCCTAGGTGAAAAGTTTTATGAGAATGAAGTTGCAGGATAGGACTTGGCCCAAGGAgacgaggcagaggcctagatagTTTATGTTATGATAGCTTTATGATTTGtagtttaataaattattttgataagcacatgatactttattgatttta containing:
- the LOC108997136 gene encoding serine/threonine-protein kinase STY13-like isoform X1, coding for MKEKSEGGGGYVRADQIDLKSLDEQLQRHLSRAWTMEKNKKKEEEQEARSTRQEWEIDPSKLIIKSVIARGTFGTVHRGTYDGQDVAVKLLDWGEEGHRSEAELASLRAAFTQEVAVWHKLDHPNVTKFLGATVCASELHIQTDNGHIGMPNNVCCVVVEYCPGGALKSYLIKNRRRKLAFKVVVQLALDLARGLCYLHSQKIVHRDVKTENMLLDKTRTLKIADFGVARIEASNPNDMTGETGTLGYMAPEVLNGNPYNRKCDVYSFGICLWEIYCCDMPYPDLSFSEVTSAVVRQNLRPEIPRCCPSSLANVMKRCWDANPDRRPEMDEVVAMLEAIDTSKGGGMIPLDHPQGCFCFRRYRGP
- the LOC108997136 gene encoding serine/threonine-protein kinase STY13-like isoform X2 produces the protein MKEKSEGGGGYVRADQIDLKSLDEQLQRHLSRAWTMEKNKKKEEEQEARSTRQEWEIDPSKLIIKSVIARGTFGTVHRGTYDGQDVAVKLLDWGEEGHRSEAELASLRAAFTQEVAVWHKLDHPNVTKFLGATVCASELHIQTDNGHIGMPNNVCCVVVEYCPGGALKSYLIKNRRRKLAFKVVVQLALDLARGLCYLHSQKIVHRDVKTENMLLDKTRTLKIADFGVARIEASNPNDMTGETGTLGYMAPENLRPEIPRCCPSSLANVMKRCWDANPDRRPEMDEVVAMLEAIDTSKGGGMIPLDHPQGCFCFRRYRGP